From Streptomyces sp. NBC_00690, a single genomic window includes:
- a CDS encoding ankyrin repeat domain-containing protein, with product MTHQVTAGTDALFTAILRGEEDAVVALLSSGVSAETTDEDDQTALHLAAVQDQPGIVRRLLAAGADPNRGSGPQAGELPLCGAATWGHAETVRALLEAGARPDSREEFGGTALLSAVEGGHAATADVLLAFGADSELATEEGTSPLVVSVRRGSPAAVRVLLEHGVSEPGQRVALAEARLWLDRDVAEDLHTELVLAHGEGHRAVTRRETGQGGVETVVVELLRDDEPFAGRERETGHRNIAALLEEALGERTG from the coding sequence ATGACACACCAAGTGACAGCAGGGACCGACGCGTTGTTCACGGCTATCCTTCGGGGTGAAGAGGACGCCGTCGTCGCGCTGCTGAGCAGCGGCGTGAGTGCGGAGACGACCGACGAGGACGACCAGACCGCATTGCACCTGGCGGCCGTCCAGGATCAGCCGGGGATCGTACGTCGACTCCTGGCCGCCGGCGCCGACCCCAACCGGGGCAGTGGGCCGCAGGCGGGAGAACTACCGTTGTGCGGGGCCGCGACCTGGGGCCATGCCGAGACGGTACGAGCCCTCCTGGAAGCCGGGGCGCGGCCCGACAGCCGTGAGGAGTTCGGGGGGACTGCCCTGCTGAGCGCGGTGGAGGGCGGACACGCGGCCACCGCCGATGTGCTGCTGGCCTTCGGCGCCGATTCCGAACTCGCCACAGAAGAGGGGACATCGCCCTTGGTCGTGTCGGTGCGCCGAGGTTCACCCGCCGCGGTACGGGTGCTGCTGGAGCACGGGGTGAGTGAGCCCGGCCAGCGGGTGGCGCTGGCCGAGGCCCGTCTGTGGCTGGACCGCGATGTGGCCGAGGACCTGCACACCGAACTGGTCCTCGCTCATGGCGAGGGCCACCGTGCCGTGACCCGTCGGGAGACGGGCCAGGGCGGAGTCGAGACGGTGGTGGTGGAGTTGCTGCGGGACGATGAGCCCTTCGCCGGTAGGGAGCGGGAGACCGGACACCGGAACATCGCGGCGTTGCTGGAAGAAGCACTGGGCGAGCGCACAGGATGA
- a CDS encoding VWA domain-containing protein yields MAVLRTAGGPAISLQKVEQRAPALVSLYKSAGVSLRKHRLDGHRVAVYLVLDYSGSMKDYYRDGSVQALADRVLGLSANLDDDGIVPVVFFSTDVDAVTDIALDNHRGRVAQIVAGLGHMGKTSYHLAMDAVIDHYIDSGSTAPALVVFQTDGGPINKLAAERYVCKAAKLPLFWQFVGFGNTRSTQFDFLRKLDELAVPDKRPVDNAGYFHAGLDPRQVPDGELYDRLVGEFPRWLAAARAQGIVG; encoded by the coding sequence ATGGCCGTACTGCGCACTGCCGGGGGACCGGCGATCAGTCTTCAGAAGGTCGAGCAGCGGGCGCCCGCTCTGGTCAGCCTCTACAAGTCGGCCGGGGTCTCCCTGCGCAAGCACCGTCTCGACGGCCATCGCGTCGCCGTCTACCTGGTGTTGGACTACTCCGGCTCGATGAAGGACTACTACCGGGACGGCAGCGTCCAGGCACTCGCCGACCGGGTGCTCGGGCTCTCCGCCAACCTCGATGACGACGGCATCGTCCCGGTGGTCTTCTTCTCCACCGATGTCGACGCGGTGACTGACATCGCCCTGGACAACCACCGCGGGCGGGTCGCCCAGATAGTCGCCGGCCTCGGACACATGGGGAAGACGAGCTACCACCTGGCGATGGACGCGGTGATCGACCACTACATCGACAGCGGGTCGACCGCACCCGCCCTGGTGGTCTTCCAGACGGACGGCGGCCCGATCAACAAGCTCGCGGCCGAGCGGTACGTCTGCAAGGCGGCGAAGCTTCCGCTGTTCTGGCAGTTCGTGGGCTTCGGCAACACGCGCAGCACCCAGTTCGACTTCCTGCGCAAGCTCGATGAACTGGCGGTGCCGGACAAGCGGCCCGTGGACAACGCCGGTTACTTCCACGCGGGTCTCGACCCCCGCCAGGTGCCGGACGGCGAGTTGTACGACCGGCTCGTGGGCGAGTTCCCGCGCTGGCTGGCCGCGGCGCGGGCGCAGGGCATCGTCGGCTGA
- a CDS encoding MFS transporter, which produces MTPPRPSRPLLTLLVVLFGYLSLPMGMTGTSVALPEIGRDLDASGAALQWVVTGYMLAASSTMLVAGSLGDLFGRRRVYALGALLYAAGILGSAAAPDVLVLDVARTIAGVGGAAVMAGGGAIIATVFEGPARARAFAAVGTTAGVGLATGPTLSGWLVGGLGWRSSFLVFGVAGALILLAGRLIPESRAAVRPRVDRPGVASFVAGLALLMFAVTQGSQSGWTSAAVLIPLLGGLALLAVFVAVERRSDHPVLDLSLVRDRAFSGWLVGAVFITAGSVGVLVFLPTYLQGTGGLSAQGAGLVLLMATAPVFVFPAVGGRLVARGLPARHLILGALLLTAAGNLWLALALAPDAGLTRLAAPLLLIGTGNGLALGQIEVQALGAVAPERVGMASGLLGTARGGAGALVMAGFGSLLVTLVDARTGDRGLTAGVTAGQRPELAGEFTDAWQLVVTGIALVLALAAVLVHRLLRPGATRADGPQSSVSQEREPDPEPVPST; this is translated from the coding sequence ATGACCCCACCACGGCCGTCCCGCCCCCTGCTGACCCTGCTCGTCGTCCTCTTCGGCTATCTCTCCCTGCCGATGGGGATGACGGGAACCTCCGTCGCCCTGCCTGAGATCGGCCGGGACCTCGACGCCTCCGGCGCGGCCCTCCAGTGGGTGGTCACCGGATACATGCTGGCCGCCTCGTCCACGATGCTGGTGGCCGGCTCGCTCGGCGATCTCTTCGGCCGCCGGAGGGTGTACGCGCTCGGAGCCCTCCTCTACGCAGCCGGAATCCTCGGCTCCGCCGCCGCGCCCGATGTGCTGGTGCTCGATGTGGCCCGCACCATCGCGGGCGTCGGCGGAGCCGCGGTGATGGCCGGTGGGGGCGCGATCATCGCCACCGTCTTCGAAGGCCCCGCCCGGGCACGGGCGTTCGCCGCCGTGGGCACCACCGCGGGCGTGGGTCTGGCGACCGGTCCGACGCTGTCGGGATGGCTGGTCGGAGGGCTCGGCTGGCGCTCGTCCTTCCTGGTCTTCGGTGTCGCAGGCGCGCTGATCCTGCTCGCCGGTCGACTGATACCGGAGTCACGGGCGGCCGTGCGGCCCCGCGTCGACCGGCCGGGAGTGGCGAGCTTCGTCGCCGGCCTGGCGCTGCTGATGTTCGCCGTCACCCAGGGCTCGCAGTCGGGTTGGACCAGTGCGGCAGTCCTCATCCCACTGCTGGGGGGCCTGGCGCTCCTCGCGGTCTTCGTGGCCGTCGAACGCCGCAGCGACCACCCCGTCCTGGATCTGAGTCTGGTGCGCGACCGTGCGTTCTCCGGATGGCTGGTCGGGGCGGTGTTCATCACCGCGGGCTCGGTCGGAGTGCTGGTCTTCCTGCCCACCTACCTCCAGGGCACGGGCGGGCTCTCCGCCCAGGGCGCAGGGCTGGTCCTGCTGATGGCGACCGCTCCGGTCTTCGTCTTCCCCGCTGTGGGCGGGCGGCTCGTCGCCCGTGGACTGCCCGCGCGGCATCTGATCCTCGGGGCCCTGCTGCTCACGGCCGCGGGCAACCTCTGGCTCGCACTCGCCCTCGCCCCGGACGCGGGGCTCACCCGGCTGGCCGCTCCCCTGCTGCTGATCGGCACGGGCAACGGGCTGGCACTCGGACAGATCGAGGTCCAGGCGCTCGGGGCAGTCGCCCCGGAACGGGTGGGCATGGCTTCGGGGCTGCTCGGCACGGCCCGCGGTGGGGCGGGCGCCCTGGTCATGGCGGGCTTCGGATCCCTGCTGGTGACCCTGGTGGATGCCCGGACCGGTGATCGCGGACTCACGGCCGGGGTGACGGCGGGGCAGCGCCCGGAGTTGGCGGGCGAGTTCACCGACGCCTGGCAGTTGGTGGTGACGGGGATCGCGCTGGTCCTCGCCCTGGCGGCCGTCCTGGTCCACCGGCTGTTGCGCCCGGGCGCGACCCGAGCGGATGGGCCGCAGTCGTCGGTGTCACAGGAGCGCGAACCGGATCCCGAGCCCGTGCCGAGCACCTGA
- a CDS encoding glutamate synthase subunit beta has protein sequence MADPKGFLTTGREVAKSRPVGERLKDWNEVYVPGSLLPIISKQAGRCMDCGIPFCHNGCPLGNLIPEWNDYAYREDWAAASERLHATNNFPEFTGRLCPAPCESSCVLGINQPAVTIKNVEVSIIDKAWDSGDVTPQPPERLSGKTVAVIGSGPAGLAAAQQLTRAGHTVVVYERADRIGGLLRYGIPEFKMEKVHINRRIEQMRAEGTKFRTEVEIGQDIEAAQLRRRYDAVVVAAGATVSRDLPVPGRELRGIHFAMEYLPLANKVQEGDFIAPPITAAGKHVVVIGGGDTGADCVGTAHRQGAASVTQLEIMPRPGEERSAGQPWPTFPMLYKVTSAHQEGGERVYAVSTTHFEGDEDGNVQALHLIEVEFKDGKLEQKPGTERSIPAQLVTLAMGFTGTDQENGLVQQFGLDLDGRGNIVRDADYATNVEGVYVAGDAGRGQSLIVWAIAEGRSAARGVDRFLTGASELPAPVRPTDRALTV, from the coding sequence ATGGCTGACCCCAAGGGCTTCCTGACCACCGGGCGCGAAGTCGCCAAGTCCCGCCCCGTGGGCGAGCGTCTCAAGGACTGGAACGAGGTCTACGTTCCCGGCTCCCTGCTGCCGATCATCAGCAAGCAGGCCGGCCGCTGCATGGACTGCGGCATCCCGTTCTGCCACAACGGCTGTCCGCTCGGGAACCTGATCCCCGAGTGGAACGACTACGCGTACCGCGAGGACTGGGCCGCCGCCAGCGAGCGGCTGCACGCCACCAACAACTTCCCGGAGTTCACCGGGCGGCTGTGTCCGGCGCCCTGTGAGTCGTCGTGCGTCCTCGGCATCAACCAGCCGGCCGTCACCATCAAGAACGTCGAAGTCTCCATCATCGACAAGGCGTGGGACTCCGGTGACGTGACCCCGCAGCCGCCGGAGCGGCTCTCGGGCAAGACGGTTGCCGTCATCGGCTCCGGTCCGGCCGGACTGGCCGCGGCGCAGCAACTGACCAGGGCCGGTCACACCGTCGTCGTCTACGAGCGCGCCGACCGGATCGGCGGACTGCTGCGGTACGGCATCCCCGAGTTCAAGATGGAGAAGGTGCACATCAACCGACGCATCGAGCAGATGCGCGCGGAGGGCACCAAGTTCCGTACCGAGGTCGAGATCGGCCAGGACATCGAAGCGGCCCAACTGCGCCGCCGCTATGACGCGGTGGTCGTCGCCGCCGGTGCGACCGTCTCCCGCGATCTGCCCGTGCCCGGCCGTGAGCTGCGCGGCATCCACTTCGCGATGGAGTACCTGCCGCTCGCCAACAAGGTGCAGGAGGGCGACTTCATCGCCCCGCCGATCACCGCGGCGGGCAAGCACGTCGTCGTCATCGGTGGCGGTGACACGGGTGCCGACTGTGTGGGTACGGCCCACCGGCAGGGTGCCGCGTCCGTGACCCAGTTGGAGATCATGCCCCGTCCGGGTGAGGAGCGCAGCGCCGGCCAGCCCTGGCCCACCTTCCCCATGCTCTACAAGGTCACCTCCGCGCACCAGGAGGGTGGCGAGCGGGTGTACGCCGTCTCCACGACCCACTTCGAGGGCGACGAGGACGGCAATGTCCAGGCGCTGCATCTCATCGAGGTGGAGTTCAAGGACGGCAAGCTGGAGCAGAAGCCCGGCACCGAGCGCAGCATTCCGGCCCAGTTGGTCACGCTCGCGATGGGCTTCACGGGCACGGACCAGGAGAACGGTCTGGTCCAGCAGTTCGGTCTCGATCTCGACGGCCGTGGCAACATCGTGCGGGACGCCGATTACGCGACCAATGTCGAAGGCGTGTACGTTGCAGGTGACGCCGGACGCGGTCAGTCGCTGATCGTGTGGGCCATCGCAGAGGGCCGCTCCGCCGCCCGTGGAGTGGACCGCTTCCTGACCGGGGCGAGCGAGCTGCCCGCACCGGTTCGCCCGACGGACCGGGCACTGACCGTCTGA
- a CDS encoding pyridoxamine 5'-phosphate oxidase family protein yields MTAQTPAVGSSWADFQHAEPDFAQTVQARFARHRHHVLATLRKDGSPRVTGLEVIFREGQLWLGMMPDSLKARDLVRDPRLALHANPGTDDSMDGGDVKLSGRAVEITDPEELARFAEAIEHPLPFHLFRVELADVVRTSVEGDEMVLRSWRPGEELTVRRRR; encoded by the coding sequence ATGACTGCACAAACCCCCGCGGTCGGCTCCTCCTGGGCCGACTTCCAGCACGCCGAACCCGACTTCGCCCAGACCGTGCAGGCGCGCTTCGCACGCCACCGCCACCATGTCCTCGCCACCCTGCGCAAGGACGGATCGCCGAGGGTGACGGGGCTTGAAGTGATCTTCCGTGAGGGACAGCTCTGGCTGGGGATGATGCCCGACTCGCTCAAGGCCCGGGACCTCGTCCGAGACCCACGGCTGGCTCTGCACGCCAATCCGGGCACGGACGACTCGATGGACGGGGGAGACGTCAAGCTGTCCGGACGGGCGGTGGAGATCACCGACCCCGAGGAGCTGGCCCGGTTCGCCGAGGCGATCGAGCATCCGCTGCCGTTCCATCTCTTCCGGGTGGAACTCGCGGATGTGGTGCGGACCTCGGTGGAGGGTGACGAGATGGTGCTGCGGTCCTGGCGGCCGGGCGAGGAGTTGACGGTGCGTCGCCGCCGTTGA
- a CDS encoding SCO6745 family protein, which translates to MATTVSTKTVTSRDLWLLFEPIHSVTYFTPEGTSVFEEAGLRGFWRGYFAGRSAPLGTVGAGAATGAFCSYAPTMVAEALPSVWAQITPSEALDVRREGARAALARLLAGQEERTEQAAELLSEVAAAPDCAGRTLAAANAALPWPKDPLDRLWHAATVLREHRGDGYVAAQTAADLDGCEILLLRTGIDLPRSELQPYRGWSDTEWEEAGQRLKDRGLLAPDGRATEDGRRLHAAIEDTTDRVSTRPWAGADLHLIAETLTPLADAVAKVLRFPNPVGLPDRPGR; encoded by the coding sequence ATGGCCACTACCGTGAGCACCAAGACCGTCACGTCCCGTGATCTCTGGCTCCTCTTCGAACCGATCCACTCCGTCACGTACTTCACTCCGGAAGGCACCTCCGTGTTCGAGGAGGCCGGGCTACGCGGCTTCTGGCGCGGCTACTTCGCCGGCCGGTCGGCACCACTGGGCACCGTGGGCGCCGGAGCGGCGACGGGGGCGTTCTGCTCGTACGCGCCCACGATGGTCGCGGAAGCGCTGCCCTCCGTCTGGGCCCAGATCACCCCGTCCGAGGCGCTCGACGTACGGCGCGAAGGCGCGCGGGCCGCCCTGGCCCGCCTCCTCGCGGGCCAGGAGGAACGGACCGAGCAGGCAGCCGAGTTGCTGTCCGAGGTCGCAGCCGCCCCCGACTGCGCGGGCCGCACCCTCGCCGCGGCGAACGCAGCGCTCCCCTGGCCGAAGGACCCGCTCGACCGCCTGTGGCACGCGGCGACCGTCCTGCGCGAACACCGCGGTGACGGGTACGTGGCCGCACAGACCGCGGCCGACCTCGACGGCTGCGAGATCCTGCTGCTGCGCACGGGCATCGACCTGCCGCGCAGTGAGCTCCAGCCCTACCGCGGCTGGAGCGACACCGAGTGGGAAGAGGCGGGGCAACGCCTCAAAGACCGGGGGCTGCTGGCCCCGGACGGCCGGGCCACCGAGGACGGTCGGCGTCTGCACGCGGCGATCGAGGACACCACCGACCGGGTGTCCACCCGACCGTGGGCCGGCGCCGATCTGCATCTGATCGCCGAGACTCTGACCCCACTCGCGGACGCGGTCGCCAAGGTACTGCGCTTCCCGAACCCGGTGGGACTCCCGGACCGGCCAGGGCGATAG
- the gltB gene encoding glutamate synthase large subunit: MRSDAWSPMDGRPAAQGMYDPRNEHDACGVGFVATLTGVASHELVEQALTVLRNLEHRGATGSEPDSGDGAGILLQVPDAFLREVSGCELPEAGAYAVGIAFLPEQGTDDAVSRIETIATEEGLTVLGWREVPVAPELLGATARATMPVFRQIFVGDGASQGIALDRKAFVLRKRSEREAGVYFPSLSARTIVYKGMLTTGQLEPFFPDLSDRRIATAVALVHSRFSTNTFPSWPLAHPYRFVAHNGEINTVKGNRNWMRARESQLASDLFGGDAQQLERIFPVCTPDASDSASFDEVLELLHLGGRSLPHSVLMMVPEAWENHDSMDPARRAFYQYHSTMMEPWDGPACVTFTDGVQVGAVLDRNGLRPGRYWVTDDGLVVLSSEVGVLDIDPAKVIRKGRLQPGKMFLVDTAEHRIIEDDEIKSTLAAEQPYAEWLDAGTIELSDLPEREHIVHTHASVTRRQQTFGYTEEELRIILAPMARTAGEPLGSMGTDSPIAALSARPRLLFDYFTQLFAQVTNPPLDAIREELVTSLHSSLGPAGNILEPTAASCRSVTLPFPVLDNDELAKLIHINADGNLPGMKAATLSGLYRVSGGGEALAARIDAICVEVDAAIESGVRLIVLSDRHSDAEHAPIPSLLLTSAVHHHLIRTKQRTQVGLLVEAGDVREVHHVALLIGFGAAAVNPYLAMETVEDLVRAGTFIEGIEPEQAIRNLIYALGKGVLKVMSKMGISTVASYRGAQVFEAIGLDSAFVEKYFNGTATKIGGAGLDIVAGEVAARHTKAYPTSGIAPAHRALDIGGEYQWRREGEPHLFDPETVFRLQHATRNRRYDIFKQYTDRVNEQSERLMTLRGLFGFKSGRESIPLDEVEPVSEIVKRFSTGAMSYGSISREAHETLAIAMNRLGGKSNTGEGGEDPDRLYDPVRRSSIKQVASGRFGVTSEYLVNADDIQIKMAQGAKPGEGGQLPGHKVYPWVAKTRHSTPGVGLISPPPHHDIYSIEDLAQLIHDLKNANPRARIHVKLVSEVGVGTVAAGVSKAHADVVLISGHDGGTGASPLTSLKHAGGPWELGLAETQQTLLLNGLRDRIVVQTDGQLKTGRDVVIAALLGAEEYCFATAPLVVSGCVMMRVCHLDTCPVGIATQNPVLRERFSGKAEYVVNYFEFIAEEVRELLAELGFRSVEEAVGHAELLETERAVNHFKAEGLDLAPLFHVPVLAEGAVRHALIEQDHGLSKALDNELIKLAIDALKAESPEAAQPVRAQVAIRNINRTVGTMLGYEVTKAFGGAGLPDDTIDITFTGSAGQSFGAFVPRGVTLRLEGDANDYVGKGLSGGRVIVRPDRGADHLAEFSTIAGNTIAYGATGGEIFLRGRTGERFCVRNSGATVVSEGVGDHGCEYMTGGHAVVLGETGRNFAAGMSGGVAYLIDLDRDNVNAGNLAAIEPLSDTDRQWLHDVVRRHQEETGSTVAAKLLADWSVNVERFSKIIPTTYKAVLAAKDAAELAGLSEQETTEKMMEAAING; this comes from the coding sequence ATGCGTTCCGACGCCTGGTCGCCCATGGACGGTCGCCCCGCTGCTCAGGGGATGTACGACCCTCGTAACGAACACGACGCCTGTGGTGTCGGGTTTGTGGCCACCCTGACCGGTGTGGCCAGCCATGAGCTGGTGGAACAGGCGCTGACCGTACTCCGCAACCTTGAGCACCGCGGTGCCACCGGCTCCGAGCCCGACTCGGGAGACGGCGCAGGCATCCTGCTCCAGGTTCCGGACGCGTTCCTGCGCGAGGTCAGCGGATGCGAACTGCCCGAGGCCGGGGCGTACGCCGTCGGAATCGCCTTCCTGCCGGAGCAGGGGACCGACGACGCCGTCTCACGGATCGAGACCATCGCCACGGAGGAAGGACTCACCGTCCTCGGCTGGCGCGAGGTCCCCGTGGCCCCCGAGCTGCTCGGCGCCACCGCCCGCGCCACCATGCCCGTCTTCCGACAGATCTTCGTCGGTGACGGTGCCAGCCAGGGCATCGCCCTGGACCGCAAGGCATTCGTGCTGCGCAAGCGCTCCGAGCGCGAGGCCGGGGTCTACTTCCCCTCACTCTCCGCCCGCACGATCGTCTACAAGGGCATGCTGACCACCGGCCAGCTGGAGCCCTTCTTCCCGGACCTCTCCGACCGACGGATCGCCACCGCGGTGGCCCTGGTCCACTCGCGGTTCTCGACCAACACCTTCCCGAGCTGGCCGCTGGCGCACCCGTACCGCTTCGTCGCCCACAACGGTGAGATCAACACCGTCAAGGGCAACCGCAACTGGATGCGGGCCCGCGAGTCCCAGCTCGCCTCCGACCTCTTCGGCGGCGACGCCCAGCAGCTGGAGCGGATCTTCCCGGTCTGCACCCCGGACGCCTCCGACTCCGCCTCCTTCGACGAGGTGCTGGAACTCCTCCACCTCGGCGGACGCTCCCTGCCCCACTCCGTCTTGATGATGGTCCCCGAGGCGTGGGAGAACCACGACTCGATGGACCCGGCCCGGCGCGCCTTCTACCAGTACCACTCCACGATGATGGAGCCCTGGGACGGCCCGGCCTGCGTGACCTTCACCGATGGTGTCCAGGTCGGCGCGGTCCTCGACCGAAACGGTCTGCGCCCCGGTCGCTACTGGGTCACCGACGACGGTCTGGTCGTGCTCTCATCCGAGGTCGGCGTCCTCGACATCGACCCGGCGAAGGTCATCCGCAAGGGTCGCCTCCAGCCCGGCAAGATGTTCCTCGTCGACACCGCGGAACACCGCATCATCGAGGACGACGAGATCAAGTCCACGCTCGCCGCGGAGCAGCCCTACGCGGAGTGGCTGGACGCCGGCACCATCGAGCTCAGCGATCTGCCCGAGCGCGAGCACATCGTCCACACCCACGCCTCGGTGACCCGCCGCCAGCAGACCTTCGGTTACACGGAGGAGGAGCTCCGCATCATCCTCGCGCCGATGGCGAGGACGGCTGGAGAGCCCCTCGGCTCCATGGGAACCGACTCCCCGATCGCCGCGCTCTCCGCGCGCCCCCGGCTGCTGTTCGACTACTTCACCCAGCTGTTCGCGCAGGTCACCAACCCCCCGCTGGACGCGATCCGCGAGGAGCTCGTCACCTCGCTGCACTCGTCGCTTGGCCCTGCGGGCAACATCCTGGAGCCCACCGCGGCCTCCTGCCGCAGTGTCACCCTGCCCTTCCCGGTGCTCGACAACGATGAGCTGGCCAAGCTCATCCACATCAACGCCGACGGCAACCTGCCCGGGATGAAGGCGGCCACGCTCTCTGGCCTCTACCGCGTCAGCGGGGGCGGTGAGGCGCTCGCCGCCCGCATCGACGCCATCTGTGTCGAGGTCGACGCCGCCATCGAGTCCGGCGTCCGGCTGATCGTGCTCTCCGACCGCCACTCGGACGCCGAACACGCCCCGATCCCCTCGCTGCTGCTGACCTCCGCGGTCCACCACCACCTCATCCGCACCAAGCAGCGCACCCAGGTGGGCCTGCTGGTGGAGGCGGGCGACGTCCGCGAGGTGCACCACGTCGCCCTGCTGATCGGCTTCGGCGCCGCAGCGGTGAACCCCTACCTCGCCATGGAGACGGTCGAGGACCTGGTCCGCGCGGGCACCTTCATCGAGGGCATCGAGCCCGAGCAGGCCATCCGCAACCTGATCTACGCGCTCGGCAAGGGCGTCCTCAAGGTCATGTCCAAGATGGGCATCTCGACCGTCGCCTCCTACCGGGGCGCCCAGGTCTTCGAGGCCATCGGCCTGGACTCGGCGTTCGTCGAGAAGTACTTCAACGGCACCGCCACCAAGATCGGCGGCGCGGGACTCGACATCGTCGCCGGCGAGGTCGCGGCCCGGCACACCAAGGCGTACCCCACCTCCGGCATCGCCCCGGCACACCGTGCGCTGGACATCGGCGGCGAGTATCAGTGGCGGCGCGAGGGCGAGCCGCACCTGTTCGACCCGGAGACGGTCTTCCGCCTCCAGCACGCCACCCGCAACCGCCGCTACGACATCTTCAAGCAGTACACGGACCGGGTGAACGAGCAGTCCGAGCGGCTGATGACCCTGCGCGGGCTCTTCGGTTTCAAGAGCGGGCGCGAGTCCATCCCGCTGGACGAGGTCGAGCCGGTCAGCGAGATCGTCAAGCGGTTCTCCACCGGCGCCATGTCCTACGGCTCCATCTCGCGCGAGGCCCACGAGACCCTCGCCATCGCCATGAACCGACTCGGCGGCAAGTCGAACACCGGTGAGGGCGGCGAGGACCCGGACCGTCTGTACGACCCGGTTCGGCGCTCCAGCATCAAGCAGGTCGCCTCCGGCCGCTTCGGTGTCACCAGCGAGTACCTGGTCAACGCCGACGACATCCAGATCAAGATGGCGCAGGGAGCCAAGCCCGGCGAGGGCGGCCAGCTACCCGGCCACAAGGTCTACCCCTGGGTCGCCAAGACCCGGCACTCCACCCCCGGCGTGGGCCTGATCTCCCCGCCCCCGCACCACGACATCTACTCCATCGAGGATCTCGCCCAGCTGATCCACGACCTCAAGAACGCCAACCCGCGGGCCCGCATCCACGTCAAGCTCGTCTCCGAGGTCGGTGTCGGAACGGTCGCCGCCGGCGTCTCCAAGGCCCACGCCGACGTGGTCTTGATCTCCGGACACGACGGCGGTACGGGAGCATCCCCGCTGACCTCGCTCAAGCACGCGGGCGGCCCCTGGGAGCTGGGGTTGGCCGAGACCCAGCAGACCCTGCTGCTCAACGGACTGCGGGACCGGATCGTCGTCCAGACCGACGGTCAGCTCAAGACCGGCCGTGACGTCGTCATCGCCGCGCTGCTCGGGGCCGAGGAGTACTGCTTCGCCACCGCGCCGCTCGTCGTCTCGGGCTGCGTCATGATGCGCGTCTGCCACCTGGACACCTGCCCGGTCGGCATCGCCACCCAGAACCCGGTACTGCGCGAACGCTTCTCCGGCAAGGCCGAGTACGTCGTCAACTACTTCGAGTTCATCGCCGAAGAGGTCCGTGAACTCCTCGCCGAACTGGGCTTCCGCTCGGTCGAGGAGGCCGTCGGTCACGCCGAGCTCTTGGAGACCGAGCGTGCCGTCAACCACTTCAAGGCCGAGGGCCTCGATCTGGCGCCGCTGTTCCATGTGCCGGTACTCGCCGAGGGCGCGGTGCGCCACGCCCTGATTGAGCAGGACCACGGACTGTCGAAGGCGCTCGACAACGAGCTGATCAAGCTCGCCATCGACGCCCTGAAGGCGGAGAGCCCCGAGGCCGCCCAGCCGGTGCGCGCCCAGGTGGCCATCCGCAACATCAACCGCACCGTGGGCACGATGCTCGGCTACGAGGTGACCAAGGCGTTCGGCGGTGCCGGACTGCCCGACGACACCATCGACATCACCTTCACGGGCTCCGCCGGCCAGTCCTTCGGCGCCTTCGTACCGCGCGGTGTCACCCTGCGGCTGGAGGGCGACGCCAACGACTACGTCGGCAAGGGCCTGTCCGGCGGCCGGGTCATCGTCCGGCCCGATCGCGGCGCCGACCACCTGGCGGAGTTCTCCACCATCGCCGGCAACACCATCGCGTACGGCGCGACCGGCGGCGAGATCTTCCTGCGCGGACGCACGGGCGAGCGGTTCTGCGTCCGCAACTCCGGTGCCACCGTGGTCTCGGAGGGCGTGGGCGACCACGGCTGTGAGTACATGACCGGTGGCCACGCGGTCGTCCTCGGCGAGACCGGACGCAACTTCGCGGCCGGCATGTCCGGTGGCGTCGCCTATCTGATCGACCTCGACCGGGACAATGTGAACGCGGGCAACCTGGCCGCGATCGAGCCCCTCTCCGACACCGACAGGCAGTGGCTGCACGATGTCGTGCGCCGGCACCAGGAGGAGACCGGCTCCACCGTCGCAGCGAAGCTGCTGGCCGACTGGTCGGTGAACGTCGAACGATTCAGCAAGATCATTCCAACCACGTACAAGGCAGTGCTCGCCGCCAAGGACGCCGCTGAGCTCGCCGGTCTCTCCGAGCAGGAGACCACTGAGAAGATGATGGAGGCGGCGATCAATGGCTGA